A genome region from Mesorhizobium sp. B2-1-8 includes the following:
- a CDS encoding YcaO-like family protein has protein sequence MTAVNAFELAARFYSQPQELAPEQDAMARGLLGALGYLGPSDTDPDPMAANNRRGLLHAAANFGNLFRLHARYSPGLYFFGAQVNRNWAGSPSAASASFSGVGLTPGRAFEACIGEGIEYHSEWHVPHGTMNRTIADGISHWQDARLAEHLDDFCVQSGFGESDRWVPVRRLDDGRQGYLPETLFIRGANRSAWVTSCGCAAGITHEAALTSALLETIERDAAAAWWRSRRGGRLIGLEALARAGVPDLLARIRQDKLGRCTQFLDISGEFPAPVTAALSFDADGRHLAVGLACRLDAGNALRAALLEMCQMELAIDLMAMKRAEHGDEKRDEVERLQSERSEASAMDTDLVSHLSSGLLMHKNDEKDLNFLSLVGEMLKKQYCIYAVDLTTPMFDIPVAKVFVPGLQPFPSPFQSRRLRCLIDQAGPSGRADLM, from the coding sequence TTGACCGCCGTTAATGCGTTTGAACTGGCAGCACGGTTTTATTCACAGCCGCAAGAATTGGCGCCTGAACAGGATGCAATGGCGCGCGGGTTGCTCGGAGCGCTTGGCTACCTGGGCCCTAGCGATACAGATCCCGACCCGATGGCAGCAAATAACCGCCGTGGATTACTGCACGCTGCGGCAAATTTCGGCAATCTGTTCCGCTTGCATGCCCGCTATTCCCCCGGACTTTACTTCTTTGGTGCGCAGGTAAACCGCAACTGGGCTGGTTCGCCCTCGGCCGCTTCTGCCAGCTTCAGCGGTGTCGGCCTCACCCCGGGGCGTGCGTTCGAGGCCTGCATCGGCGAGGGCATCGAATATCACAGCGAATGGCATGTGCCGCACGGGACGATGAACCGCACGATAGCAGATGGTATAAGTCATTGGCAGGACGCTCGGCTGGCTGAACACCTGGACGATTTCTGTGTACAATCTGGTTTTGGCGAAAGTGACCGGTGGGTGCCCGTACGCCGGCTGGACGACGGACGACAGGGCTATTTGCCCGAGACACTTTTCATTCGTGGTGCAAACCGAAGCGCCTGGGTAACCAGTTGCGGATGCGCCGCGGGGATAACCCACGAGGCTGCCCTGACCTCGGCGCTGCTGGAAACAATCGAGCGAGATGCGGCTGCCGCGTGGTGGCGCAGCAGGCGCGGCGGCCGGCTAATCGGACTGGAAGCGCTTGCCCGCGCGGGTGTGCCCGATCTGCTTGCACGCATAAGGCAGGACAAGCTCGGCAGATGCACCCAGTTTCTCGACATATCGGGTGAGTTCCCCGCGCCCGTGACCGCCGCGCTATCCTTCGACGCGGATGGTCGCCACCTGGCAGTCGGTCTCGCTTGCAGGCTGGATGCGGGTAACGCGCTCAGGGCGGCGCTGCTCGAAATGTGTCAGATGGAGTTAGCGATCGACCTGATGGCGATGAAGCGCGCAGAGCACGGAGATGAGAAACGCGACGAGGTCGAGCGCCTGCAGTCGGAGCGCTCCGAGGCCAGCGCAATGGACACTGACCTCGTCTCACACCTTTCCAGTGGCCTGCTGATGCACAAAAATGATGAAAAGGACTTGAATTTCCTATCCTTGGTTGGCGAAATGCTTAAAAAGCAATACTGCATATATGCTGTGGATCTGACCACGCCGATGTTTGACATTCCCGTCGCCAAAGTCTTCGTCCCTGGGCTGCAACCTTTTCCGTCGCCGTTCCAGTCACGTCGGCTTCGTTGCCTGATCGATCAGGCCGGCCCAAGTGGCCGCGCCGATCTTATGTAG